Proteins from one Deinococcus sedimenti genomic window:
- a CDS encoding ATP-binding protein: MTHEPARVTSLDAPVDLTNCDREPIHIPGAVQPHGALVALRGGHVVQFSENLPQLLGADASALLGAALEHVVGADVAGQLSSALGARELDRNPLFLLSASVRGQGPFDVTAHRLDDLTILEFETVPAQAVHADAYTLVRSALTRMNAAPNLEQFVDIAAHEVQALTGFDRVMIYQFADDGTGTVIAERSAPSMTPYLGLRYPASDIPKQARALYVLNMLRLIGDVNYEPARMLAQPGEAPLDMSYCVLRSVSPIHLEYLRNMGVGASMSISLLRGAELWGLIACHHNSPRTLSPNVRAACELIGQVASVQLSAWQERNDQTYQLHLKDAQTQLMERLSNAPDLMEALVGQNSQLLEFVDATGAAVCLDGEVIRMGRTPSAAQVHGLRDWLGTQSNAEVLHTRALGELYAGADPATASGLLAVQLSKLRGDYVMWFRPEEVQTVTWGGDPNKPAEIASDGSERLSPRRSFEAWQQTVRGRSHAWLPEEVAAARTLRRALLSLVLRRAEELRELNDDLTRSNADLARSNADLDAFAYIASHDLKEPLRGLHNYSVFLLESYAQQLDEDGVAKLTTLVRLTQRMDDLIDSLLLYSRVGRVDLSFRATDLNDLLDDVLDVLSARLEQVGAQVTRGPLPTLDVDRVRVGEVLNNLVSNAVKYTEGAPRIEVGALPPGERGDLTPPPEVPDDAWILYVRDHGIGIREKHFENIFRIFKRLHARDQFGGGTGAGLTIVKKIIERHGGQIWVTSTYGQGSTFYFTLQPGEAGA; the protein is encoded by the coding sequence ATGACCCACGAACCTGCCCGCGTGACGTCCCTGGACGCGCCAGTCGACCTGACCAACTGCGACCGCGAACCCATCCACATTCCCGGCGCGGTGCAGCCCCACGGCGCCCTGGTCGCGCTGCGCGGCGGGCACGTCGTGCAGTTCAGCGAGAACCTCCCCCAGCTGCTCGGCGCGGACGCGAGCGCGCTGCTGGGGGCCGCCCTGGAGCACGTGGTCGGCGCGGACGTCGCCGGGCAGCTCAGCAGCGCCCTCGGCGCGCGGGAACTCGACCGCAACCCGCTGTTCCTGCTCAGCGCGTCCGTGCGCGGCCAGGGACCGTTCGACGTCACCGCGCACCGCCTGGACGACCTGACCATCCTGGAATTCGAGACGGTCCCCGCGCAGGCCGTACACGCCGACGCCTACACCCTCGTCCGCTCCGCCCTGACCCGCATGAACGCCGCGCCGAACCTCGAACAGTTCGTGGACATCGCCGCGCACGAGGTGCAGGCCCTGACCGGCTTCGACCGCGTCATGATCTACCAGTTCGCCGACGACGGCACCGGCACCGTCATCGCCGAGCGGTCCGCGCCCAGCATGACCCCGTACCTGGGCCTGCGCTACCCCGCCTCGGACATTCCCAAGCAGGCGCGGGCGCTGTACGTGCTGAACATGCTGCGATTGATCGGCGACGTGAACTACGAGCCGGCCCGCATGCTCGCCCAGCCCGGCGAGGCGCCGCTCGACATGAGCTACTGCGTGCTGCGCAGCGTCTCCCCCATCCACCTGGAGTACCTGCGGAACATGGGCGTCGGCGCGTCCATGAGCATCAGCCTGCTGCGCGGCGCGGAACTCTGGGGTCTGATCGCCTGCCACCACAACAGCCCGCGCACCCTGAGTCCCAACGTCCGCGCCGCCTGCGAACTGATCGGGCAGGTCGCCAGCGTCCAGCTCAGCGCGTGGCAGGAACGCAACGACCAGACCTACCAGCTGCACCTCAAAGACGCCCAGACGCAGCTGATGGAACGCCTCTCCAACGCCCCGGACCTGATGGAAGCGCTGGTCGGGCAGAACTCGCAGCTGCTGGAATTCGTGGACGCCACCGGCGCCGCCGTGTGCCTCGACGGCGAGGTGATCCGCATGGGCCGCACCCCCAGCGCCGCGCAGGTCCACGGGCTGCGCGACTGGCTGGGCACCCAGTCCAACGCGGAGGTGCTGCACACCCGCGCCCTGGGCGAACTGTACGCGGGTGCCGACCCGGCCACCGCCAGCGGGCTGCTGGCCGTGCAGCTGTCAAAACTGCGCGGAGACTACGTCATGTGGTTCCGGCCAGAGGAGGTGCAGACCGTCACCTGGGGCGGCGACCCCAACAAACCCGCCGAGATCGCCAGTGACGGCAGCGAACGCCTCTCGCCGCGCCGCTCGTTCGAGGCGTGGCAGCAGACCGTGCGCGGCCGCAGTCACGCCTGGCTGCCCGAGGAGGTCGCGGCCGCCCGGACGCTGCGGCGCGCGCTGCTGAGCCTGGTGCTGCGCCGCGCCGAGGAACTGCGCGAACTGAACGACGACCTGACCCGCAGCAACGCCGACCTGGCCCGCAGCAACGCCGATCTCGACGCGTTCGCATACATCGCGAGCCACGACCTGAAAGAACCGCTGCGCGGCCTGCACAACTACTCGGTGTTCCTGCTCGAATCGTACGCGCAGCAGCTCGACGAGGACGGCGTTGCCAAACTCACCACCCTGGTGCGCCTCACGCAGCGCATGGACGACCTGATCGACTCGCTGCTGCTGTACTCCCGCGTGGGCCGCGTCGACCTCAGCTTCCGCGCCACCGACCTGAACGACCTGCTCGACGACGTGCTCGACGTCCTGTCCGCCCGGCTCGAGCAGGTCGGCGCGCAGGTCACCCGCGGCCCGCTCCCCACCCTGGACGTCGACCGCGTGCGGGTCGGCGAGGTGCTGAACAACCTCGTGTCCAACGCCGTCAAGTACACCGAGGGCGCGCCCCGCATCGAGGTGGGCGCCCTGCCCCCCGGCGAGCGCGGCGACCTGACCCCGCCGCCCGAGGTGCCGGACGACGCGTGGATCCTGTACGTGCGCGACCACGGCATCGGCATCCGCGAGAAGCACTTCGAGAACATCTTCCGGATCTTCAAGCGCCTGCACGCCCGCGACCAGTTCGGCGGGGGAACCGGCGCGGGCCTGACCATCGTCAAGAAGATCATCGAGCGGCACGGCGGACAGATCTGGGTGACCAGCACCTACGGCCAGGGCAGCACCTTCTACTTCACCCTGCAGCCCGGCGAGGCCGGGGCGTGA
- a CDS encoding biliverdin-producing heme oxygenase: MTVASSSEPTLLARLRTDTRPQHEQAESALNLLHPGLTRPRYAAVLARLHARHAQLEPRLDETLGAVLPADLRAALDLPGRAKAGLLARDLAALGHAPHPEPIDLTWLRSEAQAWGAAYVLEGATLGGQVVTRHLRRAGFTPDTLHYYGSYGADVATRWRTFGALLTARHAAAADPRAFADAATDAARRVFTVFTLTPPMETA, translated from the coding sequence ATGACTGTCGCTTCGTCCAGTGAACCCACCCTGCTGGCGCGGCTCAGGACCGACACCCGCCCCCAGCACGAGCAGGCCGAATCGGCCCTGAACCTGCTGCACCCGGGCCTGACCCGACCCCGCTACGCCGCCGTGCTGGCCCGCCTGCACGCCCGGCACGCCCAGCTCGAACCGCGACTCGACGAGACCCTCGGTGCGGTCCTGCCGGCCGACCTGCGCGCGGCCCTGGACCTCCCGGGCCGCGCCAAGGCCGGCCTGCTCGCCCGTGACCTCGCAGCGCTCGGCCACGCCCCCCACCCCGAGCCCATCGACCTGACCTGGCTGCGCAGCGAGGCGCAGGCCTGGGGCGCCGCGTACGTCCTTGAGGGCGCCACGCTCGGCGGTCAGGTCGTCACGCGGCACCTGCGCCGCGCGGGCTTCACGCCCGACACCCTGCACTACTACGGCAGCTACGGCGCCGACGTCGCCACCCGCTGGCGGACGTTCGGTGCGCTGCTCACCGCCCGCCACGCCGCCGCCGCCGACCCCCGCGCCTTCGCGGACGCCGCCACCGACGCCGCCCGGCGCGTCTTCACCGTGTTCACCCTGACCCCGCCGATGGAGACTGCATGA
- a CDS encoding response regulator yields MLKILLIDDDPADRLLAEEAFSEHASRVTVTTCEDGPQALAALQGRLEDLPDVVILDLNMPVMTGFDVIREIRATPGLRHLPVVILSTSDSRADVARAYDLLASSYMVKSQSFPGFVQQIDHFVRYWHDCRFVQ; encoded by the coding sequence GTGCTGAAAATCCTCCTGATTGACGACGACCCAGCCGACCGCCTGCTGGCCGAGGAAGCCTTCTCCGAACACGCCTCACGCGTCACCGTCACCACCTGCGAGGACGGCCCACAGGCCCTCGCGGCCCTGCAGGGCCGACTCGAGGACCTGCCGGACGTCGTGATCCTCGACCTGAACATGCCGGTCATGACCGGCTTCGACGTCATCCGTGAGATCCGCGCCACGCCCGGACTGCGCCACCTGCCGGTCGTGATCCTCTCGACCAGCGACAGCCGCGCCGACGTCGCGCGCGCCTACGACCTGCTGGCCAGCTCCTACATGGTCAAAAGTCAGAGCTTCCCCGGCTTCGTCCAGCAGATCGATCACTTCGTGCGGTACTGGCATGACTGTCGCTTCGTCCAGTGA
- a CDS encoding sensor histidine kinase: MTASDSAPARPQVALDPPMFASGGGDDLQFSYLHQVHDLSLDCIKIVSADGELLSMNRNGQAAMQVDDFSACQGADWLSFWQGEVREAMLAAFERARGGQAAHFSGYCPTMKGEPRWWDVTLAPLHDPVTRGAGGPLVIISRDVTAEFRAQQALTEVNAQLHAEVQRQTESLRRERQTLLQTNEELENLAYSMSHDLLTPVRHMLSFARLARTSDEQKRDRYLGIVERSAEHLSGMIEGVLKFSRAGRNPIQRSEVNLAALMRDVQTELTAGAEGRAVTWEIAELPQLTGDAAQLKQVLRSLCSNALKFTRTQPHAHIQVRAQRVDQAWEVQVQDNGVGFDQNYAHKLFRLFQRLHHHNEYPGAGADLATVRRIVDRHGGQVQADGQPGGGATFRFTVPDPVPVIVGTLPHS; encoded by the coding sequence ATGACCGCGTCCGACTCTGCCCCCGCGCGGCCCCAGGTGGCCCTCGACCCCCCCATGTTCGCGAGCGGTGGGGGAGACGACCTGCAGTTCTCGTACCTGCATCAGGTGCACGACCTCAGCCTCGACTGCATCAAGATCGTCTCGGCGGACGGCGAACTGCTCAGCATGAACCGTAACGGCCAGGCGGCCATGCAGGTGGACGACTTCAGCGCCTGCCAGGGCGCGGACTGGCTGAGTTTCTGGCAGGGCGAGGTCCGTGAGGCGATGCTCGCCGCGTTCGAACGCGCCCGGGGCGGGCAGGCCGCGCACTTCTCCGGCTACTGCCCCACCATGAAGGGCGAACCGCGCTGGTGGGACGTGACCCTGGCGCCCCTGCACGACCCGGTCACGCGCGGCGCTGGCGGTCCGCTGGTGATCATCTCGCGGGACGTCACCGCGGAATTCCGGGCTCAGCAGGCCCTGACGGAAGTGAACGCCCAGCTTCACGCGGAGGTGCAGCGGCAGACCGAATCGCTGCGCCGCGAACGGCAGACGCTGCTGCAGACGAACGAGGAACTGGAAAACCTCGCGTACTCCATGTCCCACGACCTGCTCACGCCGGTGCGGCACATGCTCAGCTTCGCGCGTCTGGCCCGCACGAGTGACGAGCAGAAACGGGACCGGTACCTCGGCATCGTGGAACGCAGCGCCGAGCACCTGAGCGGCATGATCGAGGGCGTCCTGAAGTTCAGCCGCGCGGGCCGCAACCCCATCCAGCGCAGCGAGGTGAACCTGGCGGCGCTGATGCGGGACGTGCAGACCGAACTGACCGCGGGGGCCGAGGGCCGCGCCGTGACGTGGGAGATCGCCGAGCTGCCCCAGCTGACCGGGGACGCCGCGCAGCTCAAGCAGGTGCTGCGCAGCCTGTGCAGCAACGCCCTGAAGTTCACGCGCACCCAGCCGCACGCGCACATTCAGGTGCGGGCCCAGCGGGTGGATCAGGCGTGGGAGGTGCAGGTGCAGGACAACGGCGTGGGCTTCGATCAGAACTACGCGCACAAGCTGTTCCGGCTGTTCCAGCGCCTGCATCACCACAACGAGTACCCGGGCGCGGGCGCGGACCTGGCGACCGTGCGGCGCATCGTGGACCGGCACGGCGGGCAGGTGCAGGCCGACGGGCAGCCCGGCGGCGGCGCCACGTTCCGCTTCACCGTGCCGGACCCGGTCCCGGTGATCGTCGGGACGCTGCCCCACAGCTGA
- a CDS encoding tyrosine-type recombinase/integrase: protein MPPDREQVRRALDTHPDDAFALLLEDLGGPWNTRKAVRSGWRVFQRWLDESGGTVLGPVEARAYDRWLHREYRGVVASVNNRLSQARRLYTLLQALELVDANPFAASSGQHNPAEQRRRRYSPAEVDALLGHAGPEDRVLVLLGAHAGLTGPEVCRLTWTDVDAERRAVQIRGRRSRTVPCTDDLHAALRALAQARGETPLLGQVARGLLITDAGAALTDMQLRARIFRACERAQVPYRAWQALRNHAAERFLAAYPRDQVMHLLGVGSPTALLPSIRLTARGTDDP, encoded by the coding sequence ATGCCCCCGGACCGTGAGCAGGTACGCCGCGCCCTCGATACCCACCCCGACGACGCCTTCGCGCTGCTGCTGGAGGACCTCGGTGGCCCCTGGAACACCCGCAAGGCCGTCCGCTCCGGCTGGCGGGTCTTCCAGCGCTGGCTGGACGAGTCCGGCGGCACCGTCCTCGGTCCCGTCGAGGCCAGGGCGTACGACCGCTGGCTCCACCGCGAGTACCGCGGGGTGGTCGCCTCGGTCAACAACCGGCTGAGTCAGGCGCGGCGCCTGTACACCCTGCTCCAGGCCCTCGAGCTGGTGGATGCCAATCCCTTCGCGGCCAGCAGCGGGCAGCACAATCCGGCGGAACAGCGCCGCCGCCGGTACAGCCCGGCCGAGGTGGACGCCCTGCTCGGTCATGCCGGACCCGAGGACCGGGTGCTGGTGCTGCTCGGCGCGCATGCGGGCCTGACGGGACCGGAGGTGTGCCGCCTGACCTGGACGGACGTGGACGCCGAGCGGCGTGCCGTGCAGATCCGTGGGCGCCGCTCGCGGACCGTGCCATGCACCGACGACCTGCACGCGGCGCTGCGCGCACTGGCGCAAGCGCGTGGGGAGACGCCGCTGCTCGGGCAGGTGGCACGGGGCCTGCTGATCACGGATGCGGGCGCCGCCCTGACCGACATGCAGCTGCGGGCGCGGATCTTCCGGGCGTGCGAACGCGCGCAGGTGCCGTACCGGGCGTGGCAGGCGCTGCGCAACCACGCGGCCGAGCGTTTCCTCGCGGCGTACCCGCGGGATCAGGTGATGCACCTGCTGGGCGTGGGCAGCCCGACCGC